A DNA window from Pseudomonas sp. GD03919 contains the following coding sequences:
- the ntrB gene encoding nitrate ABC transporter permease — MKASISLRAAILSVVLLVLLLVVWEVLCRVPASAAVSADDEYALLMGEAEQEARVPPPSVVLAHAYAELSQPFYDNGPNDKGIGIQLAHSLYRVLTGYLLAALVAIPIGFVIGMSPLMYRALNPFIQILRPISPLAWMPLALFVIKDSQTSAIFVIFICSVWPMLLNTAFGVAGVRRDWINVARTHELSPLRTAFSVILPAAMPTILTGMRISVGIAWLVIVAAEMLVGGTGIGYYVWNEWNNLNLASVIFSILMIGVVGMLLDLLLGSVARLVSYQE, encoded by the coding sequence ATGAAAGCGTCCATTTCCCTGCGCGCGGCGATTCTTTCCGTTGTGCTTCTGGTTCTGCTGCTGGTGGTCTGGGAGGTGCTCTGCCGCGTGCCCGCCAGCGCCGCAGTCAGTGCTGATGACGAATACGCCCTGCTCATGGGCGAGGCCGAGCAGGAGGCCCGCGTGCCGCCGCCCTCGGTGGTGCTGGCGCATGCCTACGCCGAGCTGAGCCAGCCGTTCTATGACAACGGACCCAACGACAAGGGCATCGGTATCCAGCTCGCGCACTCGTTGTACCGGGTGTTGACCGGCTATCTGCTGGCGGCGCTGGTGGCGATCCCCATCGGTTTCGTCATCGGCATGTCGCCGCTGATGTACCGCGCCCTCAACCCCTTCATCCAGATTCTGCGACCGATCTCGCCGCTGGCCTGGATGCCGTTGGCGCTGTTCGTGATCAAGGATTCGCAGACCTCGGCGATCTTCGTGATCTTCATCTGCTCGGTATGGCCGATGCTGCTCAACACCGCCTTCGGGGTGGCGGGCGTGCGCCGCGACTGGATCAACGTCGCCCGCACCCATGAGCTGAGCCCACTGCGCACGGCATTCAGCGTGATCCTGCCCGCGGCCATGCCGACCATCCTCACCGGCATGCGCATTTCAGTCGGCATTGCCTGGTTGGTGATCGTCGCCGCCGAGATGCTCGTCGGTGGCACCGGCATTGGCTACTACGTATGGAACGAGTGGAACAACCTCAACCTGGCCAGCGTGATCTTCTCGATTCTGATGATC